Part of the Cydia pomonella isolate Wapato2018A chromosome 5, ilCydPomo1, whole genome shotgun sequence genome is shown below.
aagagaattatcgtatttgagtgtcaatattattgtaccgttgaaaaaaatatcgtacgccaatcaaaaaggcagcccctaaaaatgtctagcaaaataagcttaaatttcgaaataataataaaaaaaatacaattttcgtctaaattgcgcaaaaaatctgtttatgtttgtgtatttttgggatagactcaaacggtatacaggaaattgtgatattttaaactttaaacttacatcaaggagccgaacacccaaaagatactaattttagcctatatctgacagaaagtgtcatattttgcttcaagttactagacttttaaggtggcatcatacaagggctgaaattatagtactttagtgtacgataatgctctttggaacattacgtcataccggggcccaaattatcgtacatgtacgacaattatcgtacgcctggtcacactgagtgtcagtgtcgacagagtcagctaaaaacgcgtcaaacatcgcaacgtcgcgccgatggccgcccgaggcatggagtggcaacgtcgcaatgtatttgtacacgacatttgtcacacacacatgagtaaaatttataaaaatataccgttgattattgcatgatttctgtatgaaacaaagtttttctattaatttagcgcaaatgaatattcgaaagtagatagatgcgcaactatttatgtaataatattgtgtaattaattaaaaaatagcgattgttttttgtatgaaaatcgaaccaccttaaaccaattttttttagtagGGTTATTGTTATTGCGCTTGAAACCATCCAGGGCTAGTTTTCGTCCACTTGACGGAGTTGCTACAAAAATTGcgaaaaatttgaaaataaacctCACAATTTTGGTCTTATTGTAATCCTTTATGTCTAAACAATAGATCtgtctacataaaatagtacattacgatacaagtgcgaaaaataggaaattcgaaacgagtggcgataaattaaaacacgaccgaagggagtgttttaaatcgacacgagttgcgaattacctattcgcacatgtatcgtacaacgttttacagtacatatggccctttaaatgttcgacacagtaacgtaatatgctacttctcgcactagtgctataaagtagccccatatgtactgtaaatgatatttcgcaagaagcgaattaaaaataaaactatattactTGCAGCTTCGCATCCATGCCTTTCAGAGGTcataaaatcaagaaaaataaaGTTCAGGCAGGATATGTTCATGGATAGTTTATGAACTGTTCTAgctattttaaattatgtttttagcatgtatgtatatttagatgtATAATAAAACCAAAAGTAATTAGTTTAATGAAATCTTAGCGAAATTTAGTGGAGGAGAACTAACATACCAATTTTATAAAGTATTGAGTTGTCGTCCATGGACTGACAGAAGCCCAAATAGCTAGGTCAATTCTTGACAAATAATgataaatttacaattaaaactcCAAAAACTCAGAAAATTACCAATTTTATAAAGTATTGAGTTGTCGTCCATGGACTGACAGAAGCCCaaatagggaatgcaataactgGTCAAATCCTATAACTGTTTATATAATCAGTTATGACCAAAAAATTACTGATAATTGATAGataatttatcattttttgTCAATTCTTGACAAATAATgataaatttacaattaaaactcCAAAAACTCAGAAAATTACCAAAATAAAGGTAAAGTGGAAGTATTCATTTCTTAACAATACACAAAATATAGCAGTTTTGCATATACCTTGGACATGACACTCAATgattattataacatttgagAGTTTATAGCTatacattttatactttatttgttatttaatttcttagcccaatattattttgtttcctCTAACATACTTAATAGTTTCCAGGAATGTTTTTCTGTCTGTTATTTCATCAGGAATGCGGCttaaaattttcttcaatgCGGTAGATTTCTTGTTTAACTCTTGGAATGCCTCTTCAGACCTGTTCAGCCTTAGATCAGCACCTGTAATTTATTCAAATACCATAATTATACCTAAAtcatttaatgaaattaaaagttgtaactgtgtagtatatatattaaatacacaaatattaaataaagtcTCAACAATTGAGTGCTATGTTCTAGACTTTAATCTCCAAACCAATATGGCATGATAAGTCCCTGTAAACATAACTTTGAATATATtccaatagttttttttttataaaataagagacacttctatattataaaaaaatgcatttatttgagACAACATGGTCCATATTTTGATAGCATGTcataactcttcaagtggcatatgtcgttttttagttattggaattttgattttatttcaattaattttgaaatttaaataacataatttgtcaggagcctaccactccaagggtcaacaataaaaaagctataaccaAGGTATTGGTATTGGTACGAAAGAAAGTATTGTTTTGCTTCTGAACCTCAGGTTggtatctgggggcacggcagtgcccccaccaagtcgagcaaaaaagcacggccgtaccatcctttttaCAATTGTCCTTTTACAaaggcaatttcctcatgcACAAAACAGCCAGTTTAgatgtgcctcggccgaggcggcacACTCGGACAAGGAAAATTCACGCACCGCCTCCGCcgaggcacatctacactggccgttttgtgcgcgtgGAAGTTGTCTCGCGCATATGCTCGCTTTGTGTGAACCCGCCTATTCAGAATGAGATAATTCTAAATAGTTCTAAGGTCATGTCAAGGTACCTAATGTTGAAGCAGTTCTATGTTGTCTAGACAATGTTTtaccaataataaaatagaaataatactTACATTCTGATTCCGTAAGAGCTCCCTGCAAACGCAGTAAGCTCTCATTCATATTGACAGGTATATCAGCTCTTCGCATTATCCCGGCCACCAAATCATAATTAAGCCCTGGCACAGCAGCCTCCGCCTTGGTAAGAGCTGCTCGTAATGTCTGAGACGCGCCCAAATCATATTTTTCCAACTGAAATATAAAACGTAGAAAACTATTTCGACAAGATAGAGGTACCTATGGTAGCCTTGAAGCTTATCAACATTAGTACCAGTGATTAGCATTATCGCATACGTTTTCATGGTACCTATCTAATTAATCAGTTTGTACAAACCTGAGTTAACACAGGACGAATAAGAACGGGCAAAACCAAAGAAGTGACAGGCAGTTCATCGCCCATTGTCATTGTGGCAAAGTTTAGGGTTTTAAGATGGGCGAGTACAACAGTGCTTTTTGTAGCACTCGTTGGGCAGGTAAATAGCAATATGCACAGGACACAAATAGAAAGTACAATAAACAATAGAAATAGCTTCACACCACATCACATACACAACTTGATTATTTCACAACTATTTGACAACACCTAttctaattcttttttttttttttggattttatggCCTGGTTACGAGACCTTTAAGCCAACCTATTCTATTTCGATGCAATTCGATGTCATAAAAGTATTGCCAGTTCAATGAttatgcaaattacaagtgatTAAACGTCAATTTTCGACTTTTACACaatataaatcaattatttaGGTATGTATGAAATACTTGGTATTGAGATTTGAAACATTACTATTATTCAGTTTAGCTAATTTCTATATGAtaataattcctttttttttttcatgaacgCAACGCCTTTCAATAATTTTGACAGCTGTCAGATGGATTGTATTCCGTGATTTATCGGTgtatctgggggcctaccgcgaaaaccgaaattttcgcttttactctcactaagacgtaattagagtgacagagaaaaatgtccgcaattgacgaactcgattttcgcggttatagccctaagggcctaccgcgaaccacgttcgacgtgttgcctccctgtcacacttacgaaCCAATTTAAAAGTGCTACAGAGAGGCAAcaagtcgaacgtggttcgctgtAGGCCttttgagggcctaccgcgaacatcgaagTTCGCAAGTTGCGAacatctttctctatcactctaattatgGGGGCGcccattggagtaaaagagaaagatacccgcaatttagaatagataaatagatacatagtgtatatatctaaaaaaaacatacatgtaaaataaaatgtccattgtcaaaattgttatatttcattaaatcatTATCTTTAAACTGGTAACCACGATATAGGtttaagggccctccacactcgtgcgtgaatcgaggcgcgaagccgtgaacgcgagtgtggatgaccctcgcgtcgatttcgcagattgttcacgccttcgcgccttattccccgttttttgttggtatttggcccgcgtcaaaggagacgtgaagcgcgaacttgcaagactccacactcgcgaccgcttcgcgccgcgattcgctcacgagtcggttaatctgaactgtcataaccttctatggtgGCTACTTGTACTATGTGTGCGAagttgatcaaccaaaaatcaatttaacaGTTCCcggtttgaatcagtgccttgccgcaaactaaccattcggcgccatcttgccgcgaaccaaactgcgaaatcgccgtgaagttgtgcgagtgtggagtctacgtcaacgtcgcggtatgttcgctccgcgaagtcgcgccgtgATTCaggcgcatagtctggaggagGCTTgtccttctatggcggctacttggttatattgggtgcgaacttgatcaaccaaaaatcaatttgatagTTCCCAGtatgaatcagtgccttgccgcaaactaaatccgatcagttGACGCTTCGgtgccatcttgccgcgaaccaaactgcgaaatcgccgtgaagttgtgcgagtgtggagtctacgtcaacgtcgcggtatgttcgctccgcgaagacgcgccgcgattcacgcgcatagtctggagagGGCTTTAGACTAGTGTGGAGACCATCGTTAATCTTAGGCTTTAATCTTAAGATTTTAAACCTTTACTGTAAAAAGAATATCCTGTGGTTGCAAcgtaaaattgaaattgatatttttattaatattatattatattatttgcgaacttcggcatttgcggtaagccctctggttGAGTATGGGTTGAGTGTACAATAGTACAAATCATGATCAGGggtcttttttaatttattttggtaATTCAAATTTGCAGATTTTGCTTTcaaacataaacaaattaaGAGAGCCATTTAATACTAGTTACTTTGCTCGTAGTCCATGAGTCGTCAAAATGATAAAATTTGAGTTCAAATCGGACTCAATTTATCGGATTGACATCTGACGTGTTCACCAGTTTCAGTTTCACTCTTGACTTGACATTTGGGCAGGGTGCTAAAAACTAAGTGAAGTTTATACTGTTCCtttaatatgttatattatattattattgtttaattaatCTCAATAATAACATACTTGAAGTCTAAGAGAAGAGAAATCATGGCTAAAAATACCTCCAGTTCAGCTTTTCGAAAAATAGACATCGATCAATACAATGAAGACAACTTCAAAGAGGATGAAGCCGAGCAAGCTATGCCCGCCGGCCCCGATGAGGGGGAAGTCAGTGCATTATTGAATCAATATCCTTTTCAAATAACGCAAATGTATAACAACAAATTTCACCTGAATAATTGTTTTAAGACGCGTGTCCATATAGCTTCCATTTGTTTATCTTTTACTCTGAAGTGGCTATGAATCATCATTAGATTTCCTTATGCTTATTCTGAATAACAAAAGCTCACTAATATAATCAATGTTACGCCCCAtgaaacaattattttatatgtcatTAGTTTAAGTCATTCAGGTTCTGTATGTCGAGTTTGTTTCTATGGTGTATTcccataattataataaatgggCACAAAAATGTTGTATTAGTATGGGGTAAAATATTCAAAGCTTTAACTCTAGTTCCATTTAAACCTTTTATGTTCATGGTAGGTTTCAGCACTTAGGCTTACAGTTCCATAGCAATTCATTTAAGGCAGGCTGCTATGCCATGACCAGTGCTACATTATTGATAACATGGGTAGATAGCAAAAATGCATGTAAAGgcaaaacaaaaacatgt
Proteins encoded:
- the LOC133518298 gene encoding programmed cell death protein 10, which codes for MTMGDELPVTSLVLPVLIRPVLTQLEKYDLGASQTLRAALTKAEAAVPGLNYDLVAGIMRRADIPVNMNESLLRLQGALTESECADLRLNRSEEAFQELNKKSTALKKILSRIPDEITDRKTFLETIKEIASAIKKLLDAVNEVSQYTPGPGKQVLEQRKREFVKYSKRFSNTLKEYFKEGQANAVFVSALYLIHQTNQILYTVKNKSE